The DNA segment TTTAAACTCATCTACGTGTGCAATGTTAGTTCCACTGTAGCCCTAAGAAAAACGTAACGGCTTAACCTTATTGGAGAAAGTCATAGAGACTGTCTTCGTTAGACGAATTGCTGCTTTTTCTGACGAAATTCTGCAGCGATGAGCTCTTATTTTTTTCAGAGTTCGCCATGGCAACTTCCTGTCTTAAATAACACAACAGCCGCACTTTCTGCGCACTCGGCATGCTTAGTTATGATATTGCCTCGACCGCAACCTTGAATTTTGATGACAGATATCGCAAACTACGTGTGTTTTGGGGGAGTTCTAAAAAGAAAACACGGATGCAATAAACTGTGACCTCCTACAACTTTTGCATACAAACTGCCCCCAAGCGATTAATTAAAAGGCAATTAACGAGCCTTTGTAGTTAATCATTGCACAGTAACTTTAGTTGCGGCACAGAATTCCCGCCTTGATGTAGATTCCGTCTGTGAAGACGAAAGGTGCCTGACTGTGTCAACATATTTATAAAATATCCGTGTTgtctaaaaaacaccctgtatatatcccAATCTTACTAAAGGTGCTCCATATATACGTTATTTGATGTCAGTCATTTCTTGGCAGAATATTGCATACCAAATATGATAGACTTAAGATTTCTATTGCACACTGCAGAACATTAATCCTATCATCGGCTCATAAAATCAGCATCTCCTAGGAGGACAAATCATCGTACCTATTTATGCAGAATTTTTTCCACGGAGCTATCGGTAAGTAACGCACACACATTtatcaagcaaaaaagaaaaggatgcaTTGTGAAAGCCTCCTTCACAAGGAATCTCCAATTAACATGTATTTCACCAGCTGTAAGGTTGCGAGCGCATCTCTATTTCAAAGACGTTGCCGTATCTCAGCCACCAGTACCTGATATAGCAAAATATGTGCACTAATGCAAGTATCTGGGTAGcaaatatttcttttctttttctcgattTCAGTATCCCTGGCTTATGCTGCGCCAAGATCCGCGTCAAAGTCTGACTTGGGCGTTAGCTTCGGCGCTGGACCTTTCGGAGCAGGATCGGCTGGACTATCTGGGCCTGTTGGCGCAGGCCTTTCAGGTGGAGCAGGCCCTAGCAGTTCATCCGGATTTAGTGCTCCTGGCGGACTAAGTGTAGGAGTTGCAGGTCTCCCGAGTGCTTCCAGCTCTTTCTCTGGAGGTTTCGGTGGTTTGGCTGGCGGTTTCCCTGGCGCCTCTGCTAGCGGCCCGAGTGCAGCATCCTTCTCTGGTTCTGGTCCTTCCGTCGGTGCCCGCCCTGAATCAGCTGGAGCTCCTGGACTTAGCGCTGGAGTCTCAGGTGGCCTAGCTGGTGCCCATGGAGCCTTCCTTCCTAGTGGAGGCGTCTTTGGTTCATGGGTTCCTGGCGCCTACAACGTATGGCCAGTGTACAGCCCAGAATATTACGGATACGGTGGCGTCCCTCTTGTTGGCGGATATGGCTACGGTCCTTTCGTAGGCGCCTTCGGTGATAGCGGTTTCTGGGACGGCCTCGGTGGTTATGGCTACCCTGCCTTCGGAGGCTCCTGGCTTCCGTATGGTTTTGGAGGCTTTGGAGCTTCTCCGTCTGCGGCTGGTTCCGCTGGCTCTGGCGCCTCTTCCTCTGCATCAGGTTCTCTCGGCAGCCGGGGCGCAGCTGGAGGCTTTGGAGGAGTATCTGGAGCAGGAGCAAGTGGATCTGCCGGTACGAGAGGCCTCAGGTAAGAGCATTTCGGCGAATGTCATAATTATGTACGTGCGTCTCACTCAATGCTTCCATTGAAGAGCACGTTGACGACAATACATTCTTACTGAATACCTTCATGTATGTTCTTCCAACATGTTAAGAGGCATAGCTTTTGTTATCTAAAAGTGAGAAATACATTATTTCTGCATACAAAATGTGTGAAATAATTTACGCAACTAAAACCGTAACCCAGCGGTTTCCTTTATTGCTCTTTGGCCCAAAGCTGCCAAATGCTGCAACAGATCGCTTACTTGACGTGGCCATCCTGCTTCAGCTTGTCAACATCTCAAATCTTCTGACCACCACACTTGATAGAATATCAGTCACTCTCTGCCTGTGAAACTAACAAAAAAGAGGGTATTAGGGATATTAATACCAAGGGCTAACTGAAAGGCCCCTTCTGGCTAATTCAATCCAAAAAGACATTCGCTTTCCAGTTACCAACGAAAGCTATGGCAGAATTAAATTTTTGAACAGGTTTCTTAACTCGAAACACCTTCCAGATGGACTTCCTTATCATTACTATATTAGAGAGGTCTGGTTGGTTCATGCTTATTTTAAAAAACGAGTAACAGTAAGGCACACATGACAACGGCGGAAAAAACGAAGCGCTGGTTTAATTATTTGTTTAGGAAAGTGCAGGTTTTCGCTGGAAGTAGTGAGAAGTGGGCCAAGCATAAAGAGTGGGCGAAGCCAGGAGGCAGGATCTCCTTTTACTTCCTTCGTGGGTATTGTTAAACgcccaaataaatgaaattaaaaCCTTTGTTTGTTCCCTCCCTTCTCCAAAACACTCAGCTGTTCCTCGTTTTTAAATAAACATTAATGCGTCTTTTAGGTATTTCATGCAATTTTTCACGTTTTTTGATAGCTCATTCAAACGGTAACGTCAAGCAATACCTAATATCCTATTCACCAAAGCCAACTAAACTTCTCAATATTTTGCTTACTTTCTAGCCAACCATCAGCCAAGCTGAACTGACATCCTACCTTGTACACTCTACACGATCCAATGTAAGTTGGTGCTTCAATAGCAACTCTATCTTTAGCTCCTTATACTAATAAATACTACACTAAACAGTTCTGCACTATCTATAAATACATTTGACATAACTTTGATCCACTGACGAAAGCAAATTCTTCATTAACTGCTAAGCTTTCTTCCTGGCAAACCTGAGTGGTTATTTTGTTGCACTGTACTGCACGCAGGTAAATTATGCCTTGGCCTCTCGCAGTTTCGCAGAACTGATTTTTCATACTCACTGCCCCTGAGCTAGGAATTGTCCCTTAACTTAATCTCGCCCTGTGAGCCAATAGCCTCCCGCTTAGCTCCTACGGTAGAGTGACTGCAATCGACAGCTGTTGGTGCCTGGTACAACGCAAAGGACCAAGACGAatattttctttctgagaaaccaATACGGGCTGTCCGTGTAGCTTTTCGCTACAACCGAGAGCATCAAAATTACTACTCTCATTTAAACGAATATTTCTAGTTCATTGGGAGCAGTATCTTAATAGTTcggtcttaattttttttttactattgacAACCAAGCTTAGCTTAAAAAGGTGCATCCTATTTTAAAGTTATCCAGATACTGTCAGCTTATTTAGAATCAACTACTACAGGCTGCAAAGCTTATTTTTATTGGACAGG comes from the Rhipicephalus sanguineus isolate Rsan-2018 chromosome 6, BIME_Rsan_1.4, whole genome shotgun sequence genome and includes:
- the LOC119395774 gene encoding uncharacterized protein LOC119395774, whose amino-acid sequence is MKAFVAISLLSAVSLAYAAPRSASKSDLGVSFGAGPFGAGSAGLSGPVGAGLSGGAGPSSSSGFSAPGGLSVGVAGLPSASSSFSGGFGGLAGGFPGASASGPSAASFSGSGPSVGARPESAGAPGLSAGVSGGLAGAHGAFLPSGGVFGSWVPGAYNVWPVYSPEYYGYGGVPLVGGYGYGPFVGAFGDSGFWDGLGGYGYPAFGGSWLPYGFGGFGASPSAAGSAGSGASSSASGSLGSRGAAGGFGGVSGAGASGSAGTRGLSQPSAKLN